One genomic window of Motacilla alba alba isolate MOTALB_02 chromosome 3, Motacilla_alba_V1.0_pri, whole genome shotgun sequence includes the following:
- the LOC119699269 gene encoding carbohydrate sulfotransferase 8-like, with protein MRFLPRLGLSAALAIAAFLSWRLLLRSPARSHAGDLAPKAEEGFTLTLDTFLHVQQLRKTRLRAFCSRAGKATTLPSSRDERASLLRSLRVSTKLDLLYCQVPSAGLEEWHQLLEKLEEENVTLPAPLPYRRLHAKETRLSEFNRTERRAMLGSYTKVLFVRDPFHRLIATFLQGMGISPSFSSFVQEVLDSGTHNGSTAWKPLVSLCRPCLIQYDYVVMFGFLRQELGHLLRRAGLPAGSLLPELTDSQVQWTYRWLSEQMFSELSAQQKQRLSHFYRWDLAAFPFSSSFLSDHPSSADSWQK; from the exons ATGCGCTTCCTTCCCCGCCTCGGCCTCTCGGCCGCGCTGGCCATCGCCGCCTTCCTCAGCTGGCGGCTGCTGCTCCGGAGCCCGGCCCGCAGCCACGCAG GTGACCTGGCCCCCAAGGCAGAGGAGGGCTTCACTTTAACACTGGACACCTTCCTTCAcgtccagcagctcaggaagacGAGACTGAGAGCTTTCTGCAGCCGAGCGGGCAAAGCCACCACGCTGCCGAGCAGCCGGGACGAGAGAGCCTCCCTACTCCGGAGCCTGAGGGTGAGCACCAAGCTGGACCTCCTGTACTGCCAAGTGccatcagcagggctggaggaatgGCATCAGCTTttggagaagctggaggaggaaaatgtgACGCTGCCGGCGCCGCTCCCCTACCGCCGGCTGCACGCTAAGGAGACACGGCTGAGCGAGTTCAACCGGACGGAGAGAAGGGCCATGCTGGGGTCTTACACCAAAGTGCTCTTTGTCAGGGACCCTTTCCACAGGCTGATCGCCACGTTCCTGCAAGGCATGGGCATCAGCCCGTCCTTCAGCAGCTTCGTCCAGGAAGTCCTAGACAGCGGAACGCACAACGGCAGCACGGCTTGGAAACCGCTGGTCAGCCTGTGCCGGCCCTGCCTCATCCAGTACGACTACGTGGTGATGTTTGGCTtcctcaggcaggagctgggccacCTGCTGCGCCGGGCTGGGCTGCCTGCGGGCAGCCTCCTCCCCGAGCTCACCGACAGCCAGGTGCAGTGGACCTACAGGTGGCTGTCAGAGCAGATGTTCAGCGAGCTGTCTGCCCAACAGAAGCAGCGGCTGTCTCATTTCTACCGCTGGGACCTCGCTGCTTTCCCGTTTTCTAGCAGTTTCCTGTCAGACCATCCCAGCAGCGCGGACAGCTGGCAGAAATAG